The following is a genomic window from Micromonospora cathayae.
CTGGCGCTACCGCTACACCCAGGGGCGGGTGCCGGCCGGGGTGGCCGCCCGGATCGTCGGCCCGGCCGGCGAACCGTTGCCGGCCGACGGCGTTTCGGTGGGCGAGCTGGAGGTACGCGGCCCCTGGGTGACTGCCCGTTACGTCGGCGAGACCACCCCTACGGACGAGAAGTTCCGCGACGGATGGCTCCGCACCGGTGACGTCGGTACGCTCTCCGCGGACGGTTTCATCACCCTCACCGACCGGGCCAAGGACGTGATCAAGTCCGGTGGTGAGTGGATCTCCTCGGTGGAGCTGGAGAACGCGCTGATGGCTCATCCCGCCGTGACGGAGGCGTGTGTGGTCGGGGTGCCGGACGACCGGTGGGGCGAGCGGCCACTCGCCACGGTGGTGCTCTCGCCGGGGGCCTCGGTCACGCCGGAGGAGTTGCGGGAGTTCCTCGCCGGTACGGTGGCGCGCTGGCAACTGCCCGAACGCTGGGCGTTCGTCGACGCGGTACCGAAGACCAGCGTGGGCAAGCTCGACAAGAAGGTGGTCCGCTCGCGGTACGCCGAGGGCGGGCTCCGGGTGCACGAAGTGGCGGTGTAACAGTCTCGGGCGTCTCGACGCCTGAAGGGGAGGGGCGATACTCCTAACTCTCCCTCCCCAGGAGCGGCCCCGGCGTTCGCACCGCGCCGGGGCCGCCCGCTCTTGCGGGTCGTGCCCGCACCTGCATTGTTGCGAATCTTCCTCACGTTTGCCCGCAGGACGGCGGATCGGTCCCCCGGTCGGCGGAAACCGGGGCGAACCACTGGCCGCCGGCCCGGCCGTCAGCTCTCGCTGGCGGTGAACGGCCCGGCCGTCAGCTCTCGCTGGCGGTGAACGGCCCGGCCGTCAGCTCCCGCTGGTGCTGACCAGCACCTTCCCGACCACCGCGTTCTCCACGGCGGTGTGCGCCGCCGCCGTCGCGGCCAGCGGATGGTGGTGCAGCGGCAGGCCCGCCGCCTCGCCCACCCGTACGTGCCCCTGCGCCACCGCCGCCGACACGTCCTCGATCGCCCGACCTTTCGCCGGCCACGGCATGGTGTAGACCAGCACGAACTGCCACCGGGCGTTCGGCACCATCAGCGCCCGCACCGGCAGCGTCACCTCCTCGCCACCGTCGTCGGCGTACACGGCGACCACCGCGCCCGGCCGCAGCATCCGTACGTCGGCGGCGGCGTTGCGGGCGGCGGAGACCTCCACCACGGTGTCCACCCCGTCGGGCGAGATCCGCCGGACCTCCTCGACCACGTCCTGCCGCCGGTAGTCGATCACATGGTCGGCGCCGGCCGCCGCCGCCAACTGCGCCTTCTCCGGGCTGCTGACCGTGGCGACCACCGTCGCGTCGGCCCACCGGGCCAGCTGCACCGCCGCGTTGCCCACCGCACCGGCCCCGCCCTGCACCAGCACCACCCGGCCGGTGAGCGCCCCGGCGTGCAGGGTGTCCGGCACGGTCTCCCCGACGGTCAGGCAGCGGTGCGCGGTCAGGAACGGTATGCCCAGGCAGGCTCCCAGGTCGAAGGAGGCGTCGCCGAGCGGCACCGCCTGCCGGGCCGGCACCACCGTGTACTCCGCAGCCGTCCCCCAGGGCCGCTGCCAGGCCGCCTCCCACACCCAGACCCGCTCGCCGATCAGCCGCCGGTCCAGCCCGGTGCCGACCGCCTCGACCACCCCCGCGCCGTCCTGCCCCGGCGTCTGCCACCCGGCCGGCAGCGGCCACTGCCGCCGGGCCTTCCAGTCGGTCGGGTTCACCCCGGCGACCGCGAGCCGTACCAGCACCTCACCCGGACCCGGCTCCGGGACCGGCCGGTCCACCACCGTCAGCACCGAGGGGTCGCCGTTGTGCTCGTACACGATCGCCTTCATCGTCTCTCCTCACGCGGCCGGCTTGAGTACCACCTTCGAGTAGCCTGCCTCCCGCCGGTCGAAACGCTGGTACGCGTCGGGCGCGTCGTCCAGCGGCAGCTCCTTGCTCACCACGAAGCTCGGCCGGGCCCGGCCGGCGACGATCAGGTTCCGCAGGTACTCGTTGTACGCCTTGACGTTGGCCTGCCCGCTGCCCATCCGGAGGCCCTTCTCGAAGAAGGTGCCCACCTTGACCAGCAGCTCGCCCCGGCCGGAGTGCGCGTCCGGCGCACCCGGGTCGTGCGCCAGGTAGAGCCCGACCACCCCGATCGTGCCGGTCGCCCGGACCACGTCGATCAGGCTGTTCAACACCGCCGCCGGCTGCTCCTCGCCACCCGCGCCGTGCGCCTGGTAGCCGACCGCGTCCACGCCCCGGTCGGTGCCGGTACCGCCGGTACGCTCCCGGATCTGCGCCACCGGGTCACCGGCGGTGAAGTCGATCGCGGTCGCCCCGATCGACTCGGCCAGCCGCAGCCGGTCCGGCACCTTGTCCACCACGAACACCTCGGCCGCCCCCATCAGCAGCGCCGAGTACGCGGCCATCAGCCCGACCGGCCCGCCGCCCATCACGGTGATGGTCTCGCCCGGCCGCAGCCCGGTCATCGCCACCCCGTGGTACCCGGTGGGGAAGATGTCGGCGAGCATCGCGAAGTCGTTCTCGTGCTCGGTGCCCGGCGGCAGCTTCAGGCAGTTGAAGTCGGCGAACGGCACCCGAAGGTACTCGGCCTGCCCGCCCCGGTACGGCCCCATCGACACGTAGCCGTACGCGCCACCGGCGAAGCCGGGGTTCACCGTCAGGCAGAACCCGGTCCGGCCGGCCCGGCAGTTGCGGCAGAACCCGCAGGCCACGTTGAACGGCATGCTGACCCGGTCACCGGTGCGCAGGCTGACCACGCCCGGCCCGGTCTCCACGATCGTGCCCATGTTCTCGTGACCGAAGACGATGCCCGGTTCGGCGTCCGTCCGACCCTCGTACATGTGCAGGTCGGAACCGCAGATCGCGGTCGTCGTGACCCGGACGACGACGTCGTTCGGATCCTCGATCCTCGGGTCCGGCACCTCGGTCACCCGGACGTCGTGCGGCCCCGCGTACACCACAGCCCTCATGACCTCGACCGTAGGCGGGCGGGCCGCCGTGCGCGGCGGGTTCAGCCGAGCCGGTCCACCACCTCCGGGGTGAGGTCCCCGATCGCCGGCAGCACCACCGCCGCGAGGCGTTCGGCGTCCGGGTCCAGCGGGTACGCGCCGTGCGGCACCGCCACCACCCGCATCCCGGCCGCGGCGGCCGAGCGTACCCCGTTGGACGAGTCCTCCACCGCCACGCAGCGGGCCGGGTCCACCCCGAGCCGCCCGGCCACCGTCAGGTACACGTCGGGGGCGGGCTTGCCGTGCGCGGTCTCCTCGGTGGAGAGGGTCGCGCCGAACGCGTCGGTCAGCCCGGTGGCGGCCAGCGCCGCCGCGATCAGCCGGGTCGGCGACGAGCTGGCCAGCCCGAGCGGCCACCGCCCGGCCAGCCGGCGCACCACGTCCACCGCGCCGTCGATCACCGGCACCCGGTCGGCGTACCGGCGGGCCATCTCGTCGACCACCTCGGCGGCGACCTGCCCGGCGGTCCGGTCCACGCCCAGCTCACCGCTGAGGTACCGGGCCCACTCGCCGGTGCTCATCCCCATCAGCCGGCGCTGGGTGTCCGGTTGCCAGTTGCCGCCGTGCGCCGCCACGTACGCCCGGCGGACCTCCTCCCAGACCGGCTCGGAGTCCACGATCACGCCGTCCAGGTCGAAGATCACCGCGTCCGTCATGTCTCACGCCTCCGTGAGCAGGGTCGGCAGGCCGATCGGGTTGCCCGGCGGGATGACGGTGTGGCAGCGACGGGCCAGCGGGTCCAGCAGTTCCCGCAGTCGCGCGACGCGTTCCGCGCCGAGGGCCCGCCACGGGTGGGCGGCGGCCGCGTCGGTGGCCTCCTCGACCGCCCGGAACCCGGCCCGGCCCGCCTCGGACGGCTTCCCCTCCGGGGTCAGCCAGCCCCGCCCGACCAGCCGGTCGCGGGCCGCGTGCCACTGCTCCTCGGTCCAGCCCCGGCCGGTCAGCATGATCGGGGCCATCCCGTCGGCGATCTTGAACGCCAGCGTCTCCACCGGGTCGAGGCCGGCGGCGACCAGCGCCGCGACGTGCCCGTCACCCCGGTGCTCGCGCAGCGTGGTGGCGGCCTGCCAGAGCCGGGCCAGCGGGTACTCGGCCAGGGCCAGGGCGGCGTTGGCCGCGCCGAGCACCCGGCCGCCCGGCTCGACCGCCCCGGCGGCGGCCTCCAGCAGGTCGGCCGCCTCGACCAGGTGCTCCTCCGGCAGTTCGTAGGTCAGCTCGGCGAGCGCCTGGACCGCGCCGGTGAGCCGGGCCCGCAGCGCCTCCTCGGGGCTGGCGAGCTGCCAGACGGCCGGGAGGGCCCGCTCGACCATGGCCGGCGCGAAGCTGAAGAACGTGGCGACCACCGGGGCGGGACCGGTCGCGCCCAGCGGGGCGGCCCGTCCGGCGAAGTACCCCCGCCAGTAGCCGCGCAGCCCGACCGCCTCGAAGGCGGCCCGGGCCCGGGGATGGAAGTAGGTGACCACGTGCAGCGGCTCGTAGTAGGTCCACAGCACCCGAGCGGTACGCCCCGCTTCGTCCTGGTTCGTCACATGCCCCTCCGTGTCCCGCGCGTCCCTGCCGGTGTCGATCCTGGTGGCGGCCGGCACCCGGCCGCCACCAGGAATTCGGTCACTGTGCGGCGAGGACGTCGACCACGAAGCGCAGCGGGCCGGCCGGACGACCACCGGCGGCGTTCTCGCCGTACGCCAGGTCGGCCGGGAGGTCGAGCTGGACCCGGCTGCCCACGTTCACCCCGACCAGGCCCTGGTCCCAACCCGGGATCACCTGACCGGCACCCACCTGGAAGGTGAACGGCTGGCCGGTCTTCCAGGAGGCGTCGAACTCCTCCCCGGTCTTGTAGAACACGCCGACGTAGTTGACCGTGATCTGCTGTCCGGCCTTGGTGGCCGGGCCGGTGCCCTTGATCAGCGGGGTGACGGTGAGCTTGGTCAGGTCACCCTCGCCCTTGGTCACCGTC
Proteins encoded in this region:
- a CDS encoding NADPH:quinone reductase — its product is MKAIVYEHNGDPSVLTVVDRPVPEPGPGEVLVRLAVAGVNPTDWKARRQWPLPAGWQTPGQDGAGVVEAVGTGLDRRLIGERVWVWEAAWQRPWGTAAEYTVVPARQAVPLGDASFDLGACLGIPFLTAHRCLTVGETVPDTLHAGALTGRVVLVQGGAGAVGNAAVQLARWADATVVATVSSPEKAQLAAAAGADHVIDYRRQDVVEEVRRISPDGVDTVVEVSAARNAAADVRMLRPGAVVAVYADDGGEEVTLPVRALMVPNARWQFVLVYTMPWPAKGRAIEDVSAAVAQGHVRVGEAAGLPLHHHPLAATAAAHTAVENAVVGKVLVSTSGS
- a CDS encoding glutathione-independent formaldehyde dehydrogenase, whose product is MRAVVYAGPHDVRVTEVPDPRIEDPNDVVVRVTTTAICGSDLHMYEGRTDAEPGIVFGHENMGTIVETGPGVVSLRTGDRVSMPFNVACGFCRNCRAGRTGFCLTVNPGFAGGAYGYVSMGPYRGGQAEYLRVPFADFNCLKLPPGTEHENDFAMLADIFPTGYHGVAMTGLRPGETITVMGGGPVGLMAAYSALLMGAAEVFVVDKVPDRLRLAESIGATAIDFTAGDPVAQIRERTGGTGTDRGVDAVGYQAHGAGGEEQPAAVLNSLIDVVRATGTIGVVGLYLAHDPGAPDAHSGRGELLVKVGTFFEKGLRMGSGQANVKAYNEYLRNLIVAGRARPSFVVSKELPLDDAPDAYQRFDRREAGYSKVVLKPAA
- a CDS encoding HAD family hydrolase, producing the protein MTDAVIFDLDGVIVDSEPVWEEVRRAYVAAHGGNWQPDTQRRLMGMSTGEWARYLSGELGVDRTAGQVAAEVVDEMARRYADRVPVIDGAVDVVRRLAGRWPLGLASSSPTRLIAAALAATGLTDAFGATLSTEETAHGKPAPDVYLTVAGRLGVDPARCVAVEDSSNGVRSAAAAGMRVVAVPHGAYPLDPDAERLAAVVLPAIGDLTPEVVDRLG
- a CDS encoding SCO6745 family protein; translated protein: MTNQDEAGRTARVLWTYYEPLHVVTYFHPRARAAFEAVGLRGYWRGYFAGRAAPLGATGPAPVVATFFSFAPAMVERALPAVWQLASPEEALRARLTGAVQALAELTYELPEEHLVEAADLLEAAAGAVEPGGRVLGAANAALALAEYPLARLWQAATTLREHRGDGHVAALVAAGLDPVETLAFKIADGMAPIMLTGRGWTEEQWHAARDRLVGRGWLTPEGKPSEAGRAGFRAVEEATDAAAAHPWRALGAERVARLRELLDPLARRCHTVIPPGNPIGLPTLLTEA
- a CDS encoding FKBP-type peptidyl-prolyl cis-trans isomerase, producing the protein MSERAESRSTGQSTASKSERRLAAKLAAQKAAEAKRRRQSMLGALAGLAVVAVIVAAFLVFGGNDDEPVGETASAPSAGATSGAPDAPDAPAPGAPQLPEGADPALGTKPTVTKGEGDLTKLTVTPLIKGTGPATKAGQQITVNYVGVFYKTGEEFDASWKTGQPFTFQVGAGQVIPGWDQGLVGVNVGSRVQLDLPADLAYGENAAGGRPAGPLRFVVDVLAAQ